In one window of Saprospiraceae bacterium DNA:
- a CDS encoding Rrf2 family transcriptional regulator → MLSKASKYALRSLIYICQQAKNGERVTLQEVADSIKSPAAFTSKILQKLVAADIIQSTRGGGGGFTLEKSKVGKIRLINIIDAIEGSELFDHCFLGLPQCSDKKPCPVHHLYKPIRKEIHESLLNVTLEEVLQQPGRLRLEIQ, encoded by the coding sequence ATGTTGTCAAAGGCTAGTAAATACGCGTTGAGGAGTTTGATTTACATCTGTCAACAAGCAAAAAATGGTGAACGCGTCACCTTGCAGGAAGTTGCAGATTCCATTAAATCACCCGCAGCATTCACATCCAAAATCCTTCAAAAATTAGTGGCTGCAGATATTATCCAATCCACCCGGGGCGGAGGAGGAGGTTTTACTTTGGAAAAATCAAAAGTTGGAAAAATCCGATTGATAAATATCATCGATGCGATTGAAGGAAGTGAATTATTCGATCATTGTTTTTTAGGCCTCCCTCAATGTTCAGATAAAAAACCATGCCCGGTTCATCATTTGTATAAACCCATTCGCAAAGAAATTCATGAAAGTTTGTTGAACGTGACCTTGGAGGAAGTCCTTCAACAACCGGGTCGATTGCGATTGGAAATTCAGTAA
- a CDS encoding cbb3-type cytochrome c oxidase subunit I, with protein sequence MKYQSQKVAYWFFAFSMLLLSLQIIYGFIMGFAHMGFDGLHDFIPFNTARAVHTNLLVVWLLSGFMGAAYYIIPEEAEHELVSVKWAYIQLISLAVVGVAAVAGYHFNYWEGRKFLEIPRPLDYLVVVNVLLFLGLILATLYKGKKKTTTSLVMTMGLVFAALLYLPGMIWFDNQTMDSFFRWWVVHLWVEGVWELIMGGILAFLLIKITGVDREVIEKWLYVIVGLTFISGILGTGHHYYYIGTPKYWLIIGGIFSAMEPLAFLGMALFAIAMYRKGEKKHPNKVALQWTLGTAIVSFVGAGLLGLAHTLPQVNLWTHGTLVTAMHGHLAFWGAYGMIVLAIISYTMPNMTGRKLYDSNNSTLAFWLSNIGMIGMTTAFAAAGVGQVYMERIMGMEFGDAQKEIQVHFFILVLTACLFTLGICMFIYEFIRYGKPTDEALEIR encoded by the coding sequence ATGAAATATCAATCACAAAAAGTGGCTTACTGGTTTTTCGCATTCTCGATGCTTTTGTTAAGCCTTCAGATTATTTATGGATTCATCATGGGCTTTGCACATATGGGCTTTGATGGATTACACGATTTTATACCTTTTAATACGGCGCGTGCTGTTCATACCAACCTCCTGGTTGTATGGCTGTTGTCGGGATTCATGGGCGCGGCTTATTACATCATTCCGGAAGAAGCAGAGCATGAATTGGTCAGCGTGAAGTGGGCTTACATCCAATTGATTTCTCTGGCCGTAGTTGGGGTGGCTGCTGTGGCAGGCTACCATTTTAATTATTGGGAAGGAAGAAAATTCCTGGAGATACCAAGACCTCTGGATTATCTGGTTGTCGTCAATGTTTTATTGTTTCTCGGCTTAATTCTCGCAACCTTATACAAAGGAAAAAAGAAAACGACCACTTCTCTGGTAATGACCATGGGTTTGGTTTTTGCAGCCTTGCTTTATTTACCCGGAATGATTTGGTTTGATAATCAAACCATGGATTCATTTTTTCGTTGGTGGGTGGTTCACCTTTGGGTTGAAGGGGTTTGGGAATTGATTATGGGAGGAATTTTAGCATTCCTGTTGATCAAGATTACCGGAGTCGACCGGGAAGTAATCGAAAAATGGTTGTACGTCATCGTTGGTCTGACCTTCATCTCAGGAATTTTAGGAACGGGTCACCACTATTACTACATCGGTACGCCAAAATATTGGCTGATCATTGGTGGAATATTTTCAGCAATGGAGCCACTTGCATTTTTAGGTATGGCATTGTTTGCCATTGCCATGTACCGCAAAGGCGAAAAGAAACACCCCAATAAAGTTGCTTTGCAGTGGACTCTGGGCACCGCCATTGTTTCTTTTGTAGGTGCAGGATTGCTCGGTCTGGCTCACACCCTGCCTCAGGTAAATTTATGGACGCACGGAACATTGGTTACGGCCATGCATGGTCATCTTGCATTTTGGGGGGCCTATGGCATGATCGTCTTGGCCATCATCAGTTATACCATGCCCAACATGACCGGTCGAAAACTTTACGACTCCAACAACAGCACATTGGCATTCTGGTTATCCAACATTGGCATGATCGGGATGACCACCGCATTCGCTGCCGCCGGGGTGGGACAAGTATATATGGAACGTATCATGGGTATGGAATTCGGTGATGCACAGAAAGAAATACAGGTTCACTTTTTCATTCTGGTTTTAACCGCTTGCCTGTTTACATTAGGCATATGCATGTTTATCTATGAATTTATTCGTTACGGGAAACCTACTGACGAAGCGCTTGAAATCCGTTAA
- a CDS encoding YitT family protein, whose product MKRILKIHENEFIRRTILHRQIKDVLFISLGVFMAGIGLKCFLLPSHFLDGGAMGVSLLLNIQTGIGLSFLIILVNLPFIILGTRQISLQFGIKSSLAIIALAMLVYFVEFPVVTVDKLLIAVFGGFFLGAGIGLSIRGGSVIDGTEVLAIAVSRRSSLTVGDFIAVFNIVLFAVAALIVNIETAMYSMLTYLAASKTVDFIINGIEEYIGIMIVSEASEDIKQTIADKIGRGFTVFKSEGGHGKKGTSLEDKNVLFCVVTRLEVTRVLLEIDKIDPDAFVIQYPIKDTRGGMIKKRPLH is encoded by the coding sequence ATGAAGAGAATATTAAAAATACACGAAAACGAATTTATACGGCGAACCATCCTTCACAGACAGATCAAAGACGTATTGTTTATTTCCCTGGGAGTGTTTATGGCTGGTATCGGACTGAAATGCTTTTTACTGCCCAGCCATTTTCTCGATGGTGGTGCAATGGGTGTTTCTCTGTTGTTGAACATACAGACCGGAATTGGACTGTCCTTTCTCATCATATTGGTTAATCTTCCGTTTATTATTTTAGGTACAAGACAAATCTCGCTTCAATTTGGTATTAAAAGCAGCCTGGCCATCATTGCTTTGGCAATGCTTGTTTATTTTGTCGAATTTCCGGTCGTTACTGTCGACAAACTGCTGATCGCAGTTTTCGGTGGATTTTTTTTAGGTGCGGGCATAGGATTGTCAATCCGGGGAGGATCTGTAATCGATGGTACTGAAGTACTTGCAATAGCTGTTAGCAGGCGCTCGAGTTTGACCGTTGGTGATTTTATTGCAGTGTTCAATATTGTTTTATTTGCTGTGGCTGCTTTAATTGTAAATATCGAAACCGCTATGTATTCGATGCTCACTTATCTGGCTGCATCCAAAACGGTTGATTTTATCATCAATGGTATTGAAGAATATATTGGAATCATGATTGTGTCTGAGGCATCCGAAGATATCAAACAAACCATTGCCGATAAAATTGGCCGCGGATTTACGGTATTTAAATCGGAAGGCGGACATGGAAAAAAAGGAACTTCGCTGGAAGATAAAAATGTACTTTTTTGTGTAGTCACGCGACTTGAAGTGACCCGGGTGCTGCTCGAAATCGATAAAATAGATCCCGATGCATTTGTGATTCAATACCCAATCAAAGATACCCGTGGCGGCATGATCAAGAAACGACCATTGCATTGA
- the ygiD gene encoding 4,5-DOPA dioxygenase extradiol, with protein MKRNEFLQSLAMIPVTASLLPLNALEKLVDDLDSGPKMPVLFLGHGSPMNAIEENEFVQGFRNIAKTLPKPKAIVCISAHWETDGSFVTAMAKPRTIHDFGGFPKALYEQQYPAAGNPTLAKEIKSLVTKTEIGLDQQWGLDHGAWTVIKHLYPKADVPVIQLSLDLRKSPQAHYELARELQALRKKGILIIGSGNMVHNLGLVAWDKLNKIDYAFDWALEAKEKMKNYLLSGDHQKLIDYQKQGKAFQLAIPTAEHYLPLLYTLGLQNKNEKLQLFNDKAVGGSLTMTSIRVG; from the coding sequence ATGAAAAGAAATGAGTTTTTACAAAGTCTGGCCATGATCCCGGTCACTGCAAGTCTCCTACCTTTAAATGCTCTTGAAAAATTGGTCGATGATCTGGATAGCGGTCCGAAAATGCCTGTCTTGTTTTTAGGACATGGAAGTCCGATGAATGCCATTGAAGAAAATGAATTTGTACAAGGCTTCAGAAATATTGCCAAAACTTTGCCCAAACCCAAAGCCATTGTTTGTATTTCAGCGCATTGGGAAACGGATGGAAGTTTTGTAACAGCCATGGCCAAACCACGGACCATTCACGATTTCGGTGGATTTCCGAAAGCACTTTATGAACAACAATATCCGGCTGCTGGAAATCCCACGTTGGCCAAAGAAATTAAAAGCTTAGTTACAAAAACCGAGATCGGATTGGATCAGCAATGGGGACTCGATCACGGTGCATGGACGGTCATTAAACATTTGTATCCTAAAGCGGATGTTCCGGTCATTCAATTGAGTCTGGACCTCAGAAAAAGTCCGCAAGCTCATTACGAACTGGCAAGGGAGTTACAGGCGCTGCGCAAAAAAGGAATTTTAATCATTGGCAGTGGCAACATGGTACACAATTTGGGATTGGTTGCATGGGATAAGTTGAATAAAATCGATTATGCCTTTGACTGGGCATTGGAAGCCAAAGAAAAAATGAAAAATTATCTGTTGAGTGGTGACCATCAAAAACTCATCGATTATCAGAAGCAGGGAAAAGCTTTTCAACTTGCCATCCCTACAGCAGAACATTATTTGCCCTTACTTTATACCCTGGGTTTACAAAACAAAAATGAAAAACTCCAACTCTTCAATGACAAAGCTGTTGGTGGATCGTTGACGATGACTTCTATTCGGGTAGGTTAA
- a CDS encoding polyprenyl synthetase family protein, translating to MANVSPGEELLKMFEKFVQESADKSGPDSLYKPIDYILSLGGKRIRPIALLLVSKLLNGNADASLHAAYGIELFHNFSLMHDDIMDASEFRRSQATVHKKFGVNAAILSGDVMLIDAMRSLRITEQISGVGGLTDLLLQTAKEVCEGQAMDMEFETRSVVNLSEYIEMIRLKTAVLLAACFKMAALISQRADLADALYELGIQAGIGFQLEDDWLDYYSENAAFGKVYAGDIRRGKKSGLILELAEHLDPIEKKTFLHTYQEEQDPLKRIQIVESYLMQYPVREKLRERFLNYKVQSFKLIQELEVSDVVRLQLREFIQQILERKK from the coding sequence ATGGCAAATGTAAGCCCCGGCGAAGAGTTACTCAAGATGTTTGAAAAATTTGTTCAGGAGTCTGCCGACAAATCAGGCCCGGACAGTTTATACAAACCCATAGATTATATCCTTTCACTGGGAGGAAAAAGAATACGGCCTATCGCTCTCCTGCTGGTCAGCAAATTATTGAACGGGAATGCAGATGCATCGCTGCATGCAGCTTACGGCATCGAACTGTTTCACAATTTCTCCTTGATGCACGACGATATCATGGATGCCTCGGAGTTCAGAAGATCGCAGGCAACCGTACATAAAAAATTCGGTGTGAATGCAGCCATTTTATCCGGAGATGTAATGCTTATCGATGCCATGCGTTCTCTGCGCATCACCGAACAGATCAGTGGCGTTGGAGGCCTTACCGATCTCTTATTGCAAACGGCGAAGGAAGTCTGTGAAGGGCAAGCTATGGACATGGAATTTGAGACGAGGTCAGTTGTGAATTTGAGTGAATACATCGAAATGATCCGCCTCAAAACGGCTGTCTTGCTGGCCGCTTGTTTTAAAATGGCCGCTTTGATCAGTCAGAGAGCCGATCTGGCGGATGCATTGTATGAGCTCGGAATTCAGGCTGGCATCGGCTTTCAACTGGAAGACGATTGGCTGGACTATTATTCTGAAAACGCAGCTTTTGGAAAAGTGTATGCCGGTGATATCAGAAGAGGTAAAAAATCCGGATTGATCCTCGAATTGGCCGAACACCTGGATCCAATTGAAAAAAAGACATTCCTCCATACCTATCAGGAAGAACAGGATCCGTTGAAAAGAATTCAAATCGTTGAAAGTTATTTGATGCAATATCCGGTCCGCGAAAAATTGAGAGAACGATTTTTAAATTACAAAGTCCAATCATTTAAATTGATACAGGAATTGGAGGTAAGCGATGTGGTGCGTTTACAACTCCGTGAATTCATTCAACAAATACTGGAACGAAAAAAGTAG
- a CDS encoding tryptophan-rich sensory protein encodes MKKEIVIPIISAFICLILGSASGFFSMAGPDQWYADLVKPTWNPPSWIFGPVWTILYLMMGYAAGLIHQSNHPLKNSALAVFGLQLLLNLSWSFIFFRFHHPGFAFLEILMLWITIIWTFKKFYSIQAKAAWLLFPYLLWVSFASILNASIWQLNAA; translated from the coding sequence ATGAAAAAAGAAATCGTCATTCCCATAATCTCCGCTTTCATTTGCCTGATCCTGGGAAGCGCAAGCGGATTTTTCAGTATGGCAGGTCCGGATCAATGGTACGCCGATCTGGTCAAACCCACCTGGAATCCACCATCCTGGATATTTGGACCTGTGTGGACAATACTCTATCTGATGATGGGGTATGCGGCGGGATTGATCCACCAGAGTAATCATCCTCTTAAAAATTCAGCACTGGCTGTTTTTGGATTGCAACTCCTGCTCAATTTAAGCTGGTCATTTATTTTTTTCAGATTTCATCATCCCGGTTTTGCATTTTTGGAAATTTTAATGTTGTGGATTACCATCATCTGGACATTCAAAAAATTTTACTCCATACAAGCAAAAGCAGCCTGGCTGCTATTTCCATATTTGTTGTGGGTAAGCTTCGCGTCCATACTCAATGCTAGCATTTGGCAGCTGAATGCAGCTTGA
- a CDS encoding SRPBCC family protein, with amino-acid sequence MHYLRRELVIPVDLEQAWKFFSSPANLNALTPKALHFKILSECPPEMYEGLIIRYQITPMVRFPVEWITEITHMKEKSYFVDEQIKGPYAYWHHEHHFKKLESGVLMTDILYYDIGKSILGWMAGKLFVHQKVRDIFNYREHKIHELFPSSL; translated from the coding sequence ATGCATTATTTACGTCGCGAACTCGTCATACCTGTCGATTTAGAACAGGCCTGGAAATTCTTTTCCTCTCCTGCAAATCTGAATGCCCTCACACCCAAAGCCCTGCACTTTAAAATATTGAGCGAATGCCCTCCTGAAATGTACGAAGGCCTGATCATCCGTTATCAGATTACTCCGATGGTGCGTTTCCCGGTCGAGTGGATCACGGAAATTACCCACATGAAAGAAAAGAGTTATTTTGTCGATGAACAAATAAAAGGGCCATACGCTTACTGGCATCACGAACATCATTTTAAAAAATTGGAGAGCGGTGTTCTGATGACCGATATCCTGTATTACGACATCGGAAAATCCATCCTGGGATGGATGGCAGGCAAACTGTTTGTGCACCAAAAAGTTCGGGACATTTTTAATTATCGCGAACATAAAATCCACGAATTATTTCCATCTTCCCTATGA
- a CDS encoding amidohydrolase has translation MKAKLNPIFIFCILFAVAFSCRKEDKADLILHGGQIYTANPGDELISAMAVGKGRILKTGDFDQLKELVGPSTEVIDLSGAFLMPGLIEGHGHFLGLGQSLMSLNLLYSTSWSDVIEKTKVAVEQAEPGQWIDGRGWHQEKWKDEAEMKYNGYPYHDALSAVSPDHPVVLIHASGHALMANKKAMDLAGITPESKSPAGGRIVKDPNGKLTGVFEENAMALIQSAQQIEEQKRSQQERESEIRRQAIAASNACLEYGITSFQDAGSDLNEIRILKNLCDSNLLNTRMWVMLYANPKDMEEKIKSLPIELNAHTNFCVKAAKAYVDGALGSYGAWMLEDYEDKPDHFGQNTMSIEDLDRIAAWCQQKNLQLCVHGIGDRANREILNVFEKHYPPNSSEDHRWRIEHAQHLDPDDIPRFNQLKVIASMQAVHCTSDAPFVEKRLGEKRAREGSYAWRSLIDSGAKLANGTDCPVESVNPFECMYAAITRKRLDNGLEFFSEQKMSRIEALRSYTIWNAYAAKEENIKGSLEPGKLADFIILDRNLLTCSDEELAKTKVLKVYLGGKEVTKAIR, from the coding sequence ATGAAGGCAAAACTAAATCCAATATTCATTTTTTGTATTCTTTTCGCGGTGGCATTTTCCTGCAGAAAGGAGGATAAGGCAGATCTTATTCTGCATGGCGGACAGATCTACACGGCTAATCCCGGCGATGAGCTAATTTCCGCAATGGCTGTCGGTAAAGGACGCATTTTGAAAACAGGAGATTTCGATCAGTTGAAAGAGCTTGTAGGTCCATCCACAGAAGTCATAGATCTTTCCGGTGCTTTTCTTATGCCGGGTCTGATCGAAGGTCACGGACATTTTTTAGGTCTGGGGCAGAGTCTGATGTCGCTGAATCTTTTATATTCTACATCCTGGTCGGATGTTATTGAAAAAACCAAAGTTGCGGTGGAACAGGCGGAACCCGGTCAATGGATTGATGGTCGCGGCTGGCATCAGGAAAAATGGAAAGACGAAGCAGAGATGAAGTACAATGGTTATCCTTATCACGATGCATTGAGTGCAGTGAGTCCCGACCATCCGGTTGTATTGATACATGCTTCCGGTCATGCGCTCATGGCAAATAAAAAAGCCATGGACCTGGCAGGAATAACTCCTGAAAGTAAATCACCTGCAGGAGGAAGAATTGTGAAAGATCCCAATGGAAAACTAACGGGTGTTTTTGAAGAGAATGCCATGGCGCTGATCCAATCAGCTCAGCAAATTGAAGAACAAAAGAGATCCCAACAGGAAAGGGAATCGGAAATTCGAAGGCAGGCCATCGCCGCATCCAATGCTTGTCTGGAATACGGCATCACCAGTTTTCAGGATGCGGGTTCAGATTTGAATGAGATCCGGATTCTCAAAAATTTATGCGATTCGAATTTACTCAATACGCGAATGTGGGTCATGTTGTACGCCAATCCGAAGGATATGGAAGAAAAAATAAAATCATTGCCAATCGAGTTGAATGCTCACACTAATTTTTGTGTGAAAGCAGCAAAGGCCTATGTGGATGGAGCATTGGGTAGTTATGGCGCATGGATGCTGGAAGACTATGAAGATAAACCGGATCACTTCGGACAAAACACCATGTCGATTGAAGACCTCGATAGAATTGCAGCCTGGTGTCAACAAAAAAATTTACAATTATGCGTACATGGAATCGGCGATCGTGCAAACCGGGAAATCCTCAATGTATTTGAGAAACATTATCCGCCAAACAGTTCAGAGGATCATCGCTGGCGAATTGAACACGCGCAACATCTGGATCCGGATGATATTCCGAGATTTAATCAATTGAAAGTGATTGCATCGATGCAAGCGGTACATTGTACTTCTGATGCGCCTTTTGTCGAAAAAAGATTGGGTGAAAAAAGAGCACGGGAAGGATCTTATGCCTGGAGATCCCTCATCGATTCAGGCGCAAAACTGGCTAACGGAACCGACTGTCCGGTGGAATCTGTCAATCCTTTCGAATGTATGTATGCAGCCATTACCCGAAAACGTCTGGATAACGGACTCGAGTTTTTTTCTGAACAAAAAATGTCAAGAATTGAGGCATTGCGATCTTACACCATTTGGAATGCCTATGCTGCAAAAGAAGAAAACATCAAAGGCAGTCTCGAACCCGGCAAATTAGCCGACTTCATTATTTTGGATCGAAACCTGCTCACCTGCAGTGACGAAGAACTCGCCAAAACGAAAGTGCTGAAGGTGTATCTGGGAGGGAAGGAGGTGACGAAGGCGATAAGGTAA
- a CDS encoding c-type cytochrome, which produces MLSKSQARTFFLGGTIVTFVVFLGLSWHTLAQEVPKQTNEAGLTDQVIRGKHLWESNNCMGCHTIFGEGAYYAPELTRVIDRRGDAYVKTVLTSKVPWSPRGRKMVAYGFSENDANDLVEFFKWTNTVDLNGFPPKPKFKTTQNQ; this is translated from the coding sequence ATGTTATCTAAAAGTCAAGCAAGAACGTTTTTCTTAGGGGGGACCATTGTCACATTTGTGGTCTTCCTGGGTCTTTCCTGGCACACTTTAGCTCAGGAAGTACCTAAACAAACCAACGAAGCAGGACTTACCGATCAGGTAATCCGCGGAAAGCATCTTTGGGAATCCAACAACTGCATGGGTTGCCACACTATTTTTGGAGAAGGTGCATACTATGCTCCCGAACTAACGCGCGTTATTGATCGGAGGGGAGATGCTTATGTTAAAACAGTACTTACCTCAAAAGTGCCATGGTCACCTCGTGGAAGGAAAATGGTCGCCTATGGGTTTTCCGAAAACGACGCAAACGATTTGGTAGAATTTTTTAAGTGGACCAATACGGTAGACCTCAATGGCTTTCCTCCAAAACCGAAATTCAAAACAACACAAAACCAATAA
- a CDS encoding c-type cytochrome, producing the protein MKNLIIKILSLVLLAIIITPWTGCKQKESKYKVSEEAIKASQGKSAGPQIDISEDEMATAANIYFDRCAGCHGAKRKGATGPSLLPDGDGKYAATKTLGSVGLRAFIENGTPNGMPEWRGILKDEEIELLTRFLQVEPPAIPPLEMADIKATWNLIVPVDQRPTAPQHKRNIKNYFGVIMRDAGKVAIVDGDTKEQLAVLKTGFAVHILRPSASGRYFYSIGRDGKISMIDLYPNVPQVVAEVKTAFDARSVDVSKYKGPKGDFIDKYIIGGGYNPSQFVIFDALTLEPLSVTHTSGEACDGEKEFVEEARVASIVASHTDPLWVVNVKETGMVWLVDYTDPKNPGISKIPTSRFLHDGGFESTGKYFLVAANANNKVVVIDVPNKKLEKIVDVGKTPHPGRGANIKNKYGNLWATCHLGDNTVSFIKTNPGPDQWTVVKTSQMPGTGGGALFLKSHPKSKNLWVDRALNPDSTLNSAVYVFDVNSLDFKKKIQMPDGAHGRMVHMEYNMAGDEVWISVFMGKKSALLIYDDKTLKLKKMFSGDWVENPTGKFNVNNTVADVY; encoded by the coding sequence ATGAAAAATCTTATAATAAAAATTTTATCACTCGTTTTATTGGCAATTATCATCACTCCCTGGACAGGCTGTAAGCAAAAGGAATCAAAGTACAAAGTTTCTGAAGAAGCCATAAAAGCTTCACAAGGCAAATCGGCCGGACCTCAAATAGATATTTCGGAAGACGAAATGGCAACTGCAGCCAACATTTATTTCGATCGGTGTGCCGGATGTCATGGTGCAAAACGCAAAGGAGCTACAGGTCCTTCCTTGTTGCCCGATGGCGATGGAAAATATGCGGCCACTAAAACCCTGGGCTCTGTAGGATTAAGGGCTTTCATCGAAAATGGAACACCTAATGGGATGCCCGAATGGCGCGGTATCTTAAAGGACGAGGAGATTGAACTGTTGACTCGCTTTTTGCAAGTAGAACCCCCTGCCATTCCACCACTTGAAATGGCCGATATCAAAGCCACCTGGAACCTCATCGTTCCGGTCGATCAGCGCCCAACGGCCCCGCAACATAAGAGAAACATTAAAAATTATTTTGGTGTCATTATGCGGGATGCAGGCAAAGTGGCGATTGTCGATGGAGATACCAAGGAGCAATTGGCAGTTTTAAAAACGGGATTTGCCGTACACATCTTAAGACCTTCTGCCAGTGGTCGTTATTTCTATTCCATTGGCCGCGACGGAAAAATTTCGATGATCGACTTATATCCTAACGTTCCTCAGGTAGTAGCTGAAGTAAAAACAGCATTTGATGCGCGTTCTGTAGATGTGAGTAAATACAAAGGGCCAAAAGGCGATTTCATTGATAAGTACATCATTGGCGGAGGTTACAACCCGTCACAATTTGTGATTTTCGACGCACTCACGTTGGAACCCTTGAGTGTAACCCATACGAGTGGTGAAGCATGCGATGGCGAAAAAGAATTTGTTGAAGAAGCTCGCGTGGCATCTATTGTTGCTTCTCATACAGATCCGTTGTGGGTAGTAAATGTGAAGGAAACCGGAATGGTGTGGTTGGTCGATTATACCGACCCGAAAAATCCCGGAATTTCAAAAATACCTACATCCCGTTTTTTACATGATGGAGGTTTTGAATCAACAGGTAAGTATTTTCTCGTAGCGGCCAATGCCAATAACAAGGTGGTCGTCATCGATGTGCCCAACAAAAAGCTGGAAAAAATAGTTGACGTAGGAAAAACTCCTCATCCGGGTCGCGGTGCAAATATTAAGAACAAATATGGGAATCTCTGGGCAACGTGTCACCTGGGAGACAATACAGTTTCATTTATTAAAACCAATCCGGGGCCTGATCAATGGACTGTAGTCAAGACTTCACAAATGCCTGGAACCGGAGGAGGCGCGCTGTTTTTAAAGTCACATCCCAAATCAAAGAACTTGTGGGTAGATCGCGCATTGAATCCGGATTCTACATTAAACTCTGCAGTGTATGTATTTGATGTGAATTCTCTTGACTTCAAGAAAAAAATACAGATGCCGGATGGAGCTCACGGAAGAATGGTGCATATGGAATACAACATGGCAGGGGATGAAGTATGGATTTCCGTTTTCATGGGAAAAAAGAGTGCGCTGCTCATATACGACGACAAAACCCTTAAATTGAAAAAAATGTTTTCTGGCGATTGGGTGGAGAATCCAACAGGAAAATTTAATGTGAATAATACGGTCGCAGACGTGTATTAA
- a CDS encoding IS5 family transposase: protein MAKIITPKQQLELFEWDALVEKLRSFDKDPLAKLNDYIRFEYFRKELEKIVKRTGEGPGRPSYDVVMMFKLLIVQRIYDLSDESMEFQIADRTSFKLFLGIRGTDQIPDARTIWSFKNELSLKKADKRLFKKLDQLLHQNRVIINKGSIVDAHIVESEINRNSKEDNDLIKNGQIPQEWEDNPNIGRQKDSDARWVKHHNRKAYGYKDHVKIDKNTKLITNYEITPANVYDGEMTDVLIEKRDKGKRLYGDSASWDFRERIRKKGMIPCINQKGRRNRPLNDREQDRNTNLSRTRARVEHVFGCITTMFGKMKLRCIGKVRSSFQIGLTNITYNLFRIIQLKRKVAWA from the coding sequence ATGGCCAAAATCATTACACCAAAGCAACAACTTGAGCTATTTGAGTGGGATGCGCTTGTTGAAAAACTTCGTTCTTTTGATAAAGATCCATTAGCTAAGCTTAACGATTACATCAGATTTGAATATTTTCGAAAGGAGCTGGAAAAAATTGTTAAAAGAACGGGAGAAGGTCCCGGCAGGCCATCTTATGATGTAGTGATGATGTTCAAGTTATTAATTGTTCAAAGAATATATGATTTAAGTGATGAATCAATGGAATTCCAAATAGCAGACCGGACAAGTTTTAAATTATTTTTAGGAATACGAGGAACGGATCAGATTCCTGACGCAAGAACAATCTGGTCGTTCAAGAATGAATTGAGTTTAAAGAAGGCGGATAAAAGGTTATTCAAAAAACTGGATCAACTATTACACCAGAATAGGGTAATAATAAATAAGGGTAGTATTGTAGATGCTCATATTGTAGAAAGCGAAATTAACCGCAATAGTAAAGAGGATAATGACTTAATAAAGAATGGGCAAATACCACAAGAATGGGAGGACAACCCAAATATTGGAAGACAAAAAGATTCCGATGCCCGCTGGGTAAAGCACCATAATCGCAAAGCCTACGGCTATAAAGATCATGTGAAGATCGATAAAAACACCAAACTGATTACCAACTATGAAATAACCCCTGCGAATGTTTATGATGGTGAAATGACGGATGTATTGATAGAAAAACGGGATAAAGGAAAACGCTTATATGGAGATTCGGCAAGCTGGGATTTCCGAGAACGAATCCGGAAGAAAGGGATGATACCTTGTATAAATCAGAAAGGAAGAAGAAACCGTCCATTAAACGACAGGGAGCAAGACAGAAATACGAACTTATCAAGAACACGTGCACGAGTTGAACATGTATTTGGTTGTATCACCACGATGTTTGGAAAAATGAAATTACGATGCATAGGTAAAGTAAGATCTTCTTTTCAAATTGGACTGACAAACATAACATATAATTTATTCCGGATTATCCAACTAAAAAGAAAAGTAGCATGGGCATAG